DNA from Dehalococcoidia bacterium:
TCTGTCGCCGGAAGCTGTCATGCAATGTGGTTGCAGCGGATGTGTGGTGTGGTATAGTAGCGTTGGTGGAATTAACCCAAAGGTGCTGTGCCATCGCTTAGCGGCAAGGGGTGGCACATATGCGGTACTGTTATTACCGACCCTGAACCACGGTGGCCAGTGCCGTATGAATGTCTGGAGGGCCAATTCCCTCCGTCAAGAAACTCTTAGTTAAACGCGGTCAGTAAAAGAAAGGAGGCAAATACTTGGAGAGCATTAAAGATAAAGTAGCCATCATTGGTGCGGGCTGCACCCCCTTCGGCGAGAAATGGGAGAGTAACTGGGATGACCTGGTCATCGATGCCGCAACCGAGGCTTCCCAAGATGCAGGGATAGAGATCAAGGATATCGATGCTTTTTGGGGCTGCACTCAGAACACGGTTGCCTTTGCAACATGTGTCTCCCACCCGCTCAAAATTCAATACAAACCAGTGGGCAAAGTGGAGAATGCCTGCGGCACCGGAACCGAGGGCCTGAGAATGGCTTGCTATGCCGTGGCAGCCAAGATATTCGATACGGTTATGGTCGTAGGTTTTGAGAAGTTGAAAGATACCGGCTATGCGGGATTGGGCGGTACGCAGACATATGTTGTGGGACCCAATCCTCCAACCGCTGTTCCTGGGCTATATGCCCAAGCCGCATTGGCGTATTTCCACAGGTATGGCCTCTCTCCCAAGGACGGAAAGGAAATGCTGGCCAAAATCGCAGTAAAGAGCCATTATGCCGGTTCTTTAGCCCCCAAAGCCCACCTCCAGAAAGTCATCACACTGGAAATGGCGATGAATGCTCCTATCCTGGCTTGGCCTTTGGGTCTGTTCGACTGCTGCGCGGTAAGCGATGGAGGGGCGGCCGTGGTCGTCACCCGGGGCGATTTAGCCAAGAACTTCAGGCCTGACCCGGTCTATATCAAGGCCATTCAGTGCCTCATCGGCCCTGGCGATGGCGCAGTCAAGGATGACTATGATTTCAGCCACTTCCCCGAGGATTATCATTTCGCACAGACCCTCTTTAAAGAGGCCGGAATCAAGGACCCCCGCAAGGAAATCAGCAGCATCGAAATGCATGACTGTTTCACCATAGCTGAAGCAATCTCTCTGGAGGACTTCGGCATCAGCGGACGAGGCAAGGTCAAGGAAGATATCGACGCCGGTTTCTTCGACCTGAAAGGCGGCGGAATACCGGTCAACGCGGATGGCGGCCTGAAATGCTTCGGGCACCCGGTGGGAGCAACCGGTCTCAGGCAAATATATGAGCAGTACAAGCAGCTTCAGGGTAAGGCGAATCTTCCTGAGCGGCAGCACAAGGATCCGAAGCTGATGATGACTCACTGCCGCGGTGGTTATCCAACCCAGGCCTTGCCGATCGGGACGATTCTGGGCAATTAATTCATGTCGGTCATGCGATTTGATGGTTAATACTTGTAAAAATAGGGAGGATCGAGATGGCAGTATCTTGTTAGATCGATCTCGATCCCCAAAGTTTGGAAGGAGGATTGTTTAATGGCTGGAATAGTTTCCTTTGGTGGGTATATACCCCTGACTCGAATGGATAGAGCTGTGATCGGCCAGGCTTGGGGCACTGGTGCAATGCCTGGCGAGAAAGCTGTAGCCAATTATGATGAAGATAGCGTCACGATGAGTGTGGCTGCATGCTTGGATTGTATCGGCGATATGGATCGCCAGAAGATTGACGGTGTGTTTGTGGCCACTACCACCTCACCGTACCAGGAAAAACAGATCGCGGCCATAATCGCCAAAGCGATAGACTTGCGTTCCGATGCTCTCACCGCCGACTATACAGGCTCTTTGAGAGGAAGCACGCTGGCTCTAAAGGCAGCAATGGATGCTGTTGAGAACGGCCCAGCCAAACAGATATTGGTGGTGGCGGCCGACTGTCGGATTGGAGCCGCCCAGGGACAGCGCGAGCTGGCGTTCGGAGACGGGGCTGCCGCCGTGATGGTGGGAAAATCCGGCGTGATAGCGAAGCCCCTGTGCGCTCATAGCGTGTACAGCGAAATGCTGGATGTATGGCGGACAGATGAAGACCATTTTGTCAAGGCATGGGAAGACCGATTCATCATCGACAAAGGATATATGATCGCGATGACTGCGGCCATCGGCAAAGTGATGAAGGATTGCCAGTTAATGCCCAATCAAATCGCCAAGGCAGTTCTATACAACCCGGATGCCCGCAGTGCTCAAGGCTTGGCAAAGGCAATAAAGCTGGATCCAAAGACTCAGCTGCAAGACTCGTTCTTCAAGCAGACGGGAAATACCGGGGCAGCACAGACGCTGATCACTCTGGTGGCAGCTCTGGAGACAGCCAAATCCGGCGATAAAATGCTGGTGGTAAGCTATGGAGACGGTGCAGATGCTTTCGTCTTCGAGGTGACCGAGGAGATAGCCAACAACAAGGGAAAAGGCGGCGTCACGAAGTACCTCGGAACCAAGAAGATGGTCAAGAACTATGAAGCCTATGCCAAGATGCGAGGGCTTATTCAGATGGAAGGCGGTTCCCGTCCTCCGGAGACCAGACCCTCAGCGGTGATCCTGTGGCGCACCAGCAAGCAAGAATTGGCGCTTTATGGTTCACAGTGCAAGAAGTGCGGCAAAAGACAATTTCCTGTACAGAGGGTATGCGCCTATTGCCAGGCCAAGGATGATTACGACCCTTGCCGTTTCTCTGATAAGAAAGGCACCTTGGTCACCTACACTATGGATAACATGGGCATGAAGGCAACCGATGTTCCGCCAGTGATCGCTAGCGTGATCAATTTCGAAGGGGGCGGAAGGCATTGGGGTCAGATGACCGACTGTGACGTGACCAAGATCCAAATCGGCATGCCGCTGGTTATGACATTCCGAAAAATGTATCAGGTTGACGGTGTTCCCGTCTACTCCTGGAAAACCAAACCGGCTAGCTAAGAAGATCTAACTGCAGAAAGAGCATAACATCACCCGTTCGTGCTGAGGGGTTTGAAGCATGAACGGGTGATCTGCTAAATAGCATCACCCAGGCGCGACAAACCGCAAAACCCACCTTCTTCTCGCGCAAACCCGTCCTGTCCCCTAGGCTGTCATCGACGATCCGCCACGTGTGCCAATACTAGTAGATACCCACGGGTGAACCCGTGGCACTTACTTGTTCAGTTCCCTGCCCTTCGGGTTATTGGATCGATCCTTCCTTCTGCTCATTCTGTGTTGGAAGAGAAATCGTGCGTGTTGCATTCCGAAAGGCAATGGTGTAGAATGTTCGCTAAAGGTGCTCATTCGACTCGGAGTGTAATGGGCATAGTAAGTACGATGGGGGACAGGTTCGATGGCATTTGAAGACAAGACCTTGGTGTGCCGCGACTGCAGTAAGGAGTTCACTTTTACTGCAGGGGAACAGGAATTCTACGAATCTCGCGGGCTCCTGAACCAACCCGGCCGCTGCCCAGACTGTCGGCGTGAGAAGAGGCGAGGGAACTCAGGTGGCTTTCAAGGGCCACGAGAAAAGCACAAAGCCGTGTGCGCACAGTGTGGAACTGAATGCGAAGTTCCTTTTGAGCCTAGAGGAGATCGACCGGTATACTGCAATGAGTGCTTTACCAGCATGAGAAACACTCGCAGTTAGATTTCTTAAATCACCTTGGGAAGCCTTGGTCGAAACCCACCAAACCACCCGAAACCCTGAACACTATGGCAGAGGGACTGGATGAATGTTGGGGTACTGCGCCTGAAACTTCATATGCCTGAAAATGGGTCGCTCAAGGGCAAACGTCAGGTTTTGAAGTCGATCACCAGCCGGGTGCAAAACAAATTTAATGTGTCCATAGCGGAGGTCGATGACAACGATCTCTGGCAATTAATGACGCTGGGCGTTGTTTGCGTAGGCAACGACGGACGTTATGTGAATGAGGTCCTTTCCAAGGTGGCAACGTTTATTGAGACCGTCAGAGGAGATGCAGAGATCCTGGACTATGAGATCGAGATTCTGCATGCTCTCTGATGGA
Protein-coding regions in this window:
- a CDS encoding acetyl-CoA acetyltransferase, which gives rise to MESIKDKVAIIGAGCTPFGEKWESNWDDLVIDAATEASQDAGIEIKDIDAFWGCTQNTVAFATCVSHPLKIQYKPVGKVENACGTGTEGLRMACYAVAAKIFDTVMVVGFEKLKDTGYAGLGGTQTYVVGPNPPTAVPGLYAQAALAYFHRYGLSPKDGKEMLAKIAVKSHYAGSLAPKAHLQKVITLEMAMNAPILAWPLGLFDCCAVSDGGAAVVVTRGDLAKNFRPDPVYIKAIQCLIGPGDGAVKDDYDFSHFPEDYHFAQTLFKEAGIKDPRKEISSIEMHDCFTIAEAISLEDFGISGRGKVKEDIDAGFFDLKGGGIPVNADGGLKCFGHPVGATGLRQIYEQYKQLQGKANLPERQHKDPKLMMTHCRGGYPTQALPIGTILGN
- a CDS encoding 3-oxoacyl-[acyl-carrier-protein] synthase III C-terminal domain-containing protein — its product is MAGIVSFGGYIPLTRMDRAVIGQAWGTGAMPGEKAVANYDEDSVTMSVAACLDCIGDMDRQKIDGVFVATTTSPYQEKQIAAIIAKAIDLRSDALTADYTGSLRGSTLALKAAMDAVENGPAKQILVVAADCRIGAAQGQRELAFGDGAAAVMVGKSGVIAKPLCAHSVYSEMLDVWRTDEDHFVKAWEDRFIIDKGYMIAMTAAIGKVMKDCQLMPNQIAKAVLYNPDARSAQGLAKAIKLDPKTQLQDSFFKQTGNTGAAQTLITLVAALETAKSGDKMLVVSYGDGADAFVFEVTEEIANNKGKGGVTKYLGTKKMVKNYEAYAKMRGLIQMEGGSRPPETRPSAVILWRTSKQELALYGSQCKKCGKRQFPVQRVCAYCQAKDDYDPCRFSDKKGTLVTYTMDNMGMKATDVPPVIASVINFEGGGRHWGQMTDCDVTKIQIGMPLVMTFRKMYQVDGVPVYSWKTKPAS
- a CDS encoding zinc-ribbon domain containing protein, coding for MAFEDKTLVCRDCSKEFTFTAGEQEFYESRGLLNQPGRCPDCRREKRRGNSGGFQGPREKHKAVCAQCGTECEVPFEPRGDRPVYCNECFTSMRNTRS
- a CDS encoding DUF503 domain-containing protein, which encodes MNVGVLRLKLHMPENGSLKGKRQVLKSITSRVQNKFNVSIAEVDDNDLWQLMTLGVVCVGNDGRYVNEVLSKVATFIETVRGDAEILDYEIEILHAL